DNA from Struthio camelus isolate bStrCam1 chromosome 18, bStrCam1.hap1, whole genome shotgun sequence:
GCGCGGTGCGATTGGGGCGGGCGCTGGCTGCGCGGCGTCCTCGGCCTCTCTGCCTCCGGTCCCTCTCCCCGCGGGAGCGCAGCCCGGATAAATCAGCAGGAGCCGGTAGAGATCCGCGTGGCTTTTCCTAGGGGCGCTCAAAgcaccccccgggaccctcccaaCCTTTCCGAAATCCCCTCAGAGCGTCtcagcgcccggccggggccctgCTTGTGCCGTCGGATGCCAGCgctgctgcgcggcggcggcctggcGCGGGACATGTCCCACGTCTCCGGGGACGGGGCTTCCTGGGGAGCCCCCAGGGAAAGGGGACGAGGATGGGGACTTAcgaggatggggacggggacggcgccggTGCAGCCCCGGGGGCGATCCAAAGCGCGGGCGGCGTCTCGGGTGGACGCCAGGTCTCGGGGACAGAAGCAGCCACTAAAGCGGGACCCGGCTGCATCAGCCTGCGCCGTCAGCCGGCTGCGAGGGACGAGGCTGGACTCTCCCGGCCCGTTCGTTcacccgctcccccccgccgcagTGCCGATAACACCGTCCCGGAGGGAGCGGACCAAGGGTAAACGCCCGGTCCGGCTCTGCGCAGCGTTCACACCGGCCCTCCCCACGCCCGGCTTGGGGCAAAACCGCCCCGCATCGGCACCAAATCCccgcgcccgctgccccccggccgccccagccccccggcccggccgcgctcctACCTGCTCGGCCGCTTGTTTGTGCTTTCACTGCCGGCACACCCGGGCTGCTGGCTTAAAGGATTTTCCCACAATAACCACCAAATCCCTCTCCCGGGCACTAAGCCGCAGCCCTGCGCCCTTTCCCAGGTGCACAGCGCTCCCAGCCCGCCGCTCGCTGCTTTCCATATGCTTTCATCACGCTGGATTTTCCCCCTCCCGACCCAGCCCAATGCTGAAAAACGCCCTAAATCGGATTTCGTTGCCCCGTGCGGGCGAGGTGTCTCCCCGCTCTCGCTCTCAGCCGCCGGTTTTACATACGCTGCTCGCAGTCCTCGCTGGGGCGTGCGGCACGCAGCCACTGCCGGCGTCctcggggcggcccgcggccaggacgcggcgctggcggccgccggcACGGGGCACTCCGGCCCGCGCTTCGCGCCAGCTGCTGACCTGCCCGGGGAACCGGTCGCCGCTCATCGAGGCCGCGGCCCAGCTTCTGCCactgccccgcggggctcgggggcTCGGCTGGGTCCGGGCTCGCGGCCGGAGCTCGGgaccgcggcgccggggcccccgccCTGCTCCTGCCTTTGCAAACGTCCCCGCGCtgcgcccgcggccggggcgctgcATGCAGGACTCGGCGCTGCCACTGAGAAAAGAAATGTCCCCAAAGCGTGCCCAGGTGTTAAGACATGTCCCCTGCGACACGCATGCAAATGGGTTTCGTAAGCGGCTTCCCTCCCCGGCAGCGCTCTGCCCGTCGGCAGGATCTCTCTGCTCGCAGATAAACCCCCGGTACCTAGATGCACACGCAGACGCTGCACGCTGTCTTGTTTCACTTCTCTATtttgatttcacagaaaaaaaaaaagaaaaaaaaaacagagaaaggaaattggAAGTTGGCATCTGCAAACAGCTTTCAAGGGGCGCAGGCAGCAGCGACGGGCCGAAGCGCAAGGTTTCCCGGCCCGGAAACGTGCTCAGCCCAGCGGCAGGCGCCGTGcctggcggcggggaggccgagccggccaGGCGCTCCGTCCCCGGCCGCGgaggcgcgcggcggccgcgtgCTCCCAGCTTCGAGCTGCTCGGCTCCGGCAGCTGCCGCCGGCGGCGTGGGGAAGCGCCAATGCCCGGGACTCGAccggccgcgcgcccggccgcTGGGGCGGCTTCGCAGACGCCTTATTAAAGGCGATGCATCGCCGGGgctgagcgcggcggggccggaggggcagCCAGCAAGGGCCCGCGGCGCCAGGACAGCGCCGAGCCGCCTGGGGCCACAAAGTGCCCCTGAAAGGGGCCGAGAGGGGCCAGCCGGGCCCCTCTGCCGCTTCTTCCTCGCGTCCCGCAGAAAAGGTCCTCGCTTCGTCCCCCGGCACGGGCCCGCGGCCGGGCGTCGCGGCTGGGGACCAGGCTTTACCGCGCAGCTAGCCGGATGCTGGCGTACTCGgtgccgggggcgccggggctgcgcgcccgccgcggggccgccggcaggTGCCGCAGGTCGGCGTAGTGAACGTCGGCGTCCGGCCCGCCGGCCCGCTGCAACGGCGAGAGCCGCGCGTGGGTGAGGCCGTCGCGAGGGAACCGTGCACAAAGGAGCCCGCGGGCGCCTTCGGCAAcgcggccgcccctcggcccggcggccgccgccgctgccccccgaaCCGCCCCGGAGCCGCCGCGTCCCCAAACCCCCTTGGCAAAGGCTCTTCCCTCGCCTTCGCCTCCCGCTCCTACCTGGCCGGGCGGAGGTGAGGTCTCGGCGTCCGGCACGCGGCTGCTGGGGGAGAAGGACTGCCGTTAGCGCTGCCAgcagccgccccccccggcccgcggggctcccggcggcccccggcccatCCCGGGCGCCAGCTGGCGGGTTTTACCGCCGGGCTGACGCGGACGGGAGCGACGCAGCGCAGCGACGCGCCGACGAATGCAAGCTCTTTtccgggggggggaaaaacccaagtCTCCGAAGCGGGTGCAAACCTGGAGgcagatggagaaggcagagtttcctcgcggcggcaggcggcgggtgccaacccggggctgccggggctgccccctgccaagcgaAGGAGAGGAGGGGTGAGCGGGGCGCGCGGCAGCCCCCAGCGCCCGGCcagcccgcccggcgccccgctcacCTCCCCTCTTCCGCTGGTAGACGCACAGGgcgacgaggaggacgaggaggaggatggagagcgCCGCGGCGGCGACGGCCACGCTGGGAAACGGGGCCCTCTCTGCGGGGACACGAGCCTCAGCGGCGGGCGCCGGCAcggtgccggggcggggggccgcgggggcgccgACTCACCGTGCACCGACACCGTCGTGCCGGGCCCCGAGCAATAAACCTGCTCCTCCGACCCGGGCCGAAGCTTCACGCAGTAATAGGTGCCGGCGTCCTCGGGGCGGGCGTCGCTGATGTGGATGGTGAAGTCTGTGTTGGAGCCGTTCGCCGCCCTCGTGACGCGGGGGAAGGAGCTTTTCTGATCGTAAATGGTCCGGTTCTTGCCGTCCGAGGGCTTCAGCCACCTCACGGGTCCCGCTCCAGCGTGCTCCGAGACGGCGCAGCGCAGCGTGAGCGTCTGCCCCACGGACACGGACACCTCGGCCTGCGGCTGCTGCAGCTGGACGCGcgcggccgcccgggcgccgGCACCTGCAGCGGGGCCGAGTGAGCGCCCCaggcagccgccggctgccctcGCTCGCACCGGCCCGGGCAGAGCCCCCGCAGCCGCCTGGCGCCTGCGCGGCGCTTTCGCTGAGCGCTATCAGGGACGAACTGCCCCAagtggggctggcggagggcaGGCGCAAAGCGGACGGCGGGGGGAGATCCTtcgccccccccaacccgggggGCTGCTTGCCGCGAGATGCTGCAGGTGCTCCGGGTCTACAGAGGCAGACGAAGGAGCAACGCCGGGGAGGAAGAGCCAGGACGCGCCGCGAACCACCAGCGCGAGCAGGCAGCGTTTATCGGGCAGCCGGCCCCGAGCCCGCAGGCGGCCCGCAGCCTTTCCCGGCCCTCGGGATTTGGCTCTCCGtgcagcccggctcctgcctccaaaccccccgggcaccccgcgcgcccctcgccgcccggccccgggcgaaacggcagagatgctgcagcccggcagcgccGGGACGCCGGCAGAGACGTGCGCCTCCCTCGCCCCCGGGGAACGGcacgcagccctgcagcccccggcagcGAGGCTGTCCCCTGCCGCGCGATGCGTCCCTCGGGACAGAGGGcacggagcggcggggccgggcggcgggcagcgccggggcgctgcgccctacTCACCCGCCAGCGGGGCCGGGCACAGGCTGAGCAGCTGCACGAGGAGGGGAGGCACGGCGGCCGCCCGCAGAGCCATCGGCGCCACCGAAAGTTTCAGCTCCAActtcaggagaaggaaaatgagaagCTGCACAGGAAATGGAAGCGAGTGGGCGCGGGCGGTTAACGCTTTTGGTGCCTGCCTGGCTGCGTGCCGGACCCGGGCGCCGGGAGGCAGCGCCGGccgggagcagagcagggcttaACCCCTCAGATGCATCATCCGAGGTCGAAGCGCTTCTGCGCGCACCGCAGCCTGCCCGCACGGAGCTTGCTgcaggggcggccggcgccgggagcagccgcggccggggcaggggagcGCCTCTGCCGGAGCCTGCAGCCGAGGCGCAGCGCGAGGAAGGCGGCCGCCTCGGGACAGGCTGCACGTTTCAGAGCTGCGCGCGAGATTTCCCGGCCTGCAGGGAGGAGCGGCAGCGAGAGGAGCCCGCGCGGCGGGCAGGCGAAGCTTGCACCACGCCGCCgtcccctctgcccaggcccCTCTACCCAGACACCGCGCGGGGCGGCAGGCGCCcacggcccccggcggcggcgggcgcagggcgGCTCGCGGGGCTGCAGACCCGCCGCAGCGCCGCTTCGTGGGACGGCGGCTCTGCAGCCCCGACGGCTGGCAAGCACGCAACCTCGTGACGTGTCAAGGCGAAAACGATTTGGAAACCTTCCGGCCTTGCATGGAGGTGGCAGAGGAACTTCGCCTGCTGTCGTGACCTTCCTTCCCCATTTGCGATAAGTCCTCCCCGAGCCCCCGAGccggctgagccgagccgagccggtcGGGAGCGGGACGCGGGTCTTGCCATGGCTGCGGCCACGCCGGCGCTGGCTCTcgcctgcctggtgctgctgctgctctgcagagccacGGGTGAGTGTCGGGCACGGGGCCACCTCGGCGCCCCGctctcctgcatccttccctggccgccgGCAGAACCGTCCTTCCCCTGCGCCTGACCATATTCGGGGCTCTCCCCTCACCTTCTCCCCTTGCTCCTTGCTTTTATCCCCAGTGGAAGAGTTCGCTTTATTCCCGCCTGTCCCGGGGACCCGGCAcgcgccctggccctgcagcgctgccggcggGCGTGTGGCTGGGCCGGTGGCCGTGCGGCGCCCTGCCTGCGGGACCCTCGCAGCCCCGACCCCTCCTCTCGCTGCGCAGGTGCCCAGACAAAGGAGAacttccagctgcagcagccccaggcgGAGGTGTCCGTGTCCCTGGGGCAGACGCTCACCCTGCACTGCACCGTGTCTGAGCTCCCTGTAGTGGGACCCGTGAAGTGGCTGAAGGATTTGGGCGGCAGGGAAGAGCTCATTTATGAGCAGAAAGGCTCCTTCCCCCGCGTAACGAGGGCAGTGAATGAATCCAGCACAAACTTCACCATCCACATCAGTGACATCCAAGTCAAGGATGCCGGGACCTATTACTGTGTGAAGTTTAAGAAAGGAGACGGGCAGAATGAGCGGTATGCGTCGGGACGGGGCACGAAGGTGTTTGTGCGTGGTGAGTGGAGCCCTCGGCCGTGCCGCGACCCCCCAGAGCAGCtcccggccgggaagcagccccGCCGGGCGCAGCCGCCCTCCGTCACCGTGGGCTCTGGTCCCGGGACGGGCAGGGCTGGGCGGAGGGCCCTGCGTCCCCTCCCCTGCCCGGCCGCGTTCCCCGCCGCCGGCAGGAGCGAGCAGGCGCCCCGGGTGAACCGGGGGTCCCTCCTGGAGAGCTGCCTGGCAGCCGGGGCAGAGGTGGTGCAGAGCCGCCTTCCCTGACCCGCTgcctggctctgctccaggaaCAGCCCCAGGGAGGTCCTGCAGGGCCCTTCCCAGCCGTGTCCGGGGCAGCGTCCGTCCCTCCGGAGCACGgagcctcctgcctgctgcaggagagccCGTGTCCCTCTGGCCCCGGCAGCCCGTGGTGCCAGGGTCAGGGCTGTCGGCAGCGGAGAGCCTGCACCGACGGATAAATGCCTCTCCCCGCAGCCAGCCCTGCGTTTATGGCTGCGTCTGGGCCTGAGTACAGAGTGGCACCGGAGAGCTCGGCGCGTTTCACCTGCGCGGCCGGAGGCTTCTTCCCCAGAGACATCAGTGTGAAATGGCTCAAAAACGGGGTCCAGGTGCAAGCTCCGCAGCCCCAGGTCACTGCTGGGCAGGCAAACTCCTCCTACAACGTGTCCAGCACCGTGGAGGTGCTCCTGCATGCTGCCGACATCCGCTCCCAGCTCACCTGCGAGGTCAAGCACTCCACTCTGGCAGCCCCGCTGACGAGGACGTTCCACCTCCGGGACGCTGTGCGAGGTGagggctcggcagggcccgtcgCTGCGGGGCGATGAGCGGGGCACCTTgtggggaaggggccagggcagatGCAGGCAGCGGGTCGCGGAGCCGAGCGGACGCTGGGCACCAAGCGCTGCTTCTTTTTGCAGTGTCCCCCACCGTGCACGTGCGCGCTGACCCAGCCAGCCCTGTCGAGGTGAACGAGACTGTGAACTTCACCTGCTACGTGGAGGGGTTTTATCCAGACGTGGTGACCGTCACCTGGCTGGAAAACGGGACGGAGGCAAACGTGGGGAAACCCCCCCGTCCGACAGAGACCTCCCAGGGGACGTTTGAGCTGCAGAGCCTCCTGGAAGTCCAAGCGACGGAGGAGAAGAATCAGTCGGTGTTCACCTGCCAGGTGGTGCACGACTCCCAGAGCCCTGTCCGCAGCGCCGCAACCCTGCGGATCGCCGCGCCGGCTGCTGAATGGGGACCGAGCAACCCGTCCCACGCAGATAAGGGTGAGtgtgagcctgctgctggccttaCAGATGCAGTCCCTGAGGAGGAGGCTCTTAGCTGTTGTCCTCCGGAGAAAGCTCAAAGTCCCACCAGAATCCTGCACGGCATaagagcctgcccagcctccaacGCGATCTGCTTTCCGCTATCTCGGCGCCGTGCTGAGCTGCTCCTCGCCCCGCTCCCGTTACCATGCGGGCCGGACGAGGTGGGTCCCCGGGGGACGCAGCCGtcgggagcagagctcccatCGGGCCGAGCCCTTTTCCCCGGCATGCCGTTCAACCCGCTGCCGCGCGAGCGGCGCGGAGCCTAGCCCGTGCCCGCTAAGGCCCGGCTCCTCAGGGCCGGTGGACCTCCCGAGTTCAAGAGGTGATAACCAGAACGCGTGAGCCCTGGCCCGGGATTCAGGGCCCTGTAGCTCTGCCCCAGGGAAACCAGCCCATCCCAACCAAGGCCAGCAGGTTTAAGGACATAAAACCTGCCTCCGCATCAGGGTGGATGCTGCTAGGACCTGAACTGTCATCCTTAGCAGTCgaggctgttccccccccccccccacccccccccagcggCGCACCCCACGGGGCCCGGGCAGCTAGGCTGGCGCTGGTGCCCGCAGGTGGAGaccccccgcggccccctccctgctcactgccccctccccgccgcaggTCAGCACCTCCGGTTCCACCTCAGCCTCTGGCTCGGGATCCTGCTGGAGAAGGGGCTCTTCGGCCTcgccctcttcttcttcttcaagcGCAGGATGCAGTGAGGAGGTGAACGCCGCTGAGCAGAACAGGACCCCGGCTCCGGGCTCAGCCGCACTACCGCCTCGGACCGaacctccccccggccccggcaggggCTTTGTCTTCGCAGGGCCTGAGCTTCACCCCAGCAGCTGCTTTGGAGGCTCCTTTGCGTTCCCGCATCGTCCCGCCTGGCCCTGCCGCGTCGGGAGGCGacgctcgccccggcgccttcccGGCTCCCTCCGCGGGCtgggcggccccgcgcgggaaGGGGGCAGTAGCGGCACAGCTCTTCGCAGGATGGACCGGGACGGCAAGCCTGGCCGGCCGGGGCTGTCAGGTGCCCCTGCCCCGTggggcaccggggctggcacccGCGGGGCTGCACCGCGGACGGGCGCTGCCACATTCGGTCGCCCGGTCCCCAGGTGGGAAACGCCAGCTGCTTTCGGAGCCGCGGGCTCCTCTCCTCGGCCTGGGCACGAGGCCGGACCCGCTCGGAGGCCAATGCCAACTGGAGCGGCCTGAGGGGCAGCGGGCCCATCTTGAGGGCGCCTGCCGTTCCCGCTCTGACACCGCtgtccctccgccgccgccccggcccgtgCCGCGCCGCCGGACCCGCGCtccgtcccgccgccccgcggtgctcggcgctgcgcatccgcggtgctcggcgctgcgcatccgcgccggggcggcggcgccaccgccgcgccgctaggggccgctgcccggcggcgcgggtgTTTCCGCCCGGCGCGGGTGTTTCCGCCCGGCGCGGTTTGGGCGGGGCgctcgggggggcggggcggggcggggcgggacgcgcgcggccgcccggcgggctttGGGCGCTGCACCGCGGCAAGATGGCGGACAGGGAGGAGGCGCTGCGGGAGTTCGTGGCCGTGACCGGCGTCGAGGAGGAGCGAGCGCGCTTCTTCCTGGAGTCCGCCGGCGGGGACCTCCAGGTacccgcgccgctgccggccccgccgcagcccggcccggccccgcggcgcgctcTGCCCCGCGGCCTGTCGCCGGGCTGCGAGGgtcggggccggccgccgcgttGGTTTGGGCTGAAACCCGCCCTGCTCGCCTCGTCCCTTTGAAACCGCTTAAATTTCCAGTGCGGGGCACGGAATTCGGAGTGCTGGGTGTTTTGCCGGATTTATGTAGGTTTTTCCCTGAAAGCCGGCGGTGGCCAGCCGTTGTGTCGGTATTGCCGTTGATTGTTCTGGGCCTATTTGTTTAATTTCAGGCCTCTGCCCTTGGGTGtcacagaagcagctgtttcaGAACAAGAATTTTGGTGTAACCCCCGCAGAAGCAGGGTGGTATAAGGGCCTGTGCTCAGGAAGGTCGTTCTGGAATAAATACTGTGGGAAACGTCCTGATGTAACAAGGCCAAGCACTGTAAACTGGCCTTAGGTGCTTCTCTCTGCTAGGATTTCTGAGAGGGGAAATCATGTAAAATATCTTTAGTGTTGGTGTGGTTCAGGAGCTCTAATGTAATAAAACTTTAGTTACGTTATtagtgtttgcttgtttttttattttttgtggagtGCTTCCTCTCATCCTGAAAAGATGCTGTGGTGTCTCTTTTCAGATTGCCCTTGCCAGTTTCTATGAGGACGGGGGTGATGATGACATCCTGACTCTTCCTCAGCCAACACCCAGCTCTATATCCAGAGGCACTGCACCCAGGTGTGGCGAGAGTGTCAGCTCGTATTGATTTGCTCGTCAAGGGCTCATAAAACTGAGAGTGGAAATTACTTTCTTAAAAGTAATCTGAAGCATGCTCTATCTAAGGCATTGATTGTATGGTATTTATCAGAAGAAACATCTTTGCATTTTGATCTGCTTCACCCTTATATGGCTCTTGAGCAATTGTGAAAGCATCAGCGTTTATACGTCTCAGGCTCTGATGTTGTTGCGCAACTCATCCAATGATCAGTTAGGTTAACTTGCCTCATTGCTCAGGAAAAACTTGATTTCTGTTTTGAGGCTGGAAAACAATCAGTAGGTAACCATTTTAGTTTTGGTAGGTAACCCTTTCATTTAAGCAGATTTTTCCTCCACAGGAaagatattttgttattttgtgtgACACTTTATCTGATCAAGTCAAGCATTTTACAAAAAGAAGTTTATTTGGCCTTACCAAATCCCTGTGCAGCGGGGAAGTGCTATCCCGTTTTATAGAGAAACAGTATGGGGAAGAGGGTTATTGGCTGTGTGTTGGAGGATCTATGTAGAAAAGTGGTCTTGGTTCAGACTTCGTTGAATCAATTCCATATTGCAAAAATATCCCCTATCTCAGTTTGGATCGCAGGTAACAGCCTCAGCAGAAATAACAGGAGTGAACAGATGTGGAGGCTGGACTTGCCTGGTGCCTGGAAGGTAACCAGAGTTTGTGTAGCTTCGATAATGGTTGTTCTCTGAAAAAGGCAACAAAATCCAGTACACTGACAGGGAAGATGACTGGAGATTTGCTGATTTTGCTATGTTTGCAACCACCTTCTGAGTCTCCTCCAGTGCACCCGCTCTTCCTTTTTATTGATATAATTGGAACAGATGTCCAAGAACTTGGTTCACTGCTCAGTTACCCCAGTGCTGAGCTATGATTTCATAGAGTAATGAATCAGACCGTAAATGTAGGAAAGTGTCAAACTAACATGCTACGTATGTTCAGGagcttttgctttgcttgtgtggtTGAAACGAGTCCTGAGGCTGATGTACTTTGACTTTGATTTGCAGTGACCATCGGGTAACATCGTTCAGAGACCTTGTTCACGCACAGGAGGATGATGATGAAGAGGAAGAGGGACAGCGGTAAGTTTTCAGCTAAAGACTTGAAACCTGTGGTTTTGTCTCTGCCCTCATGCAATAGTTTGCCACTTGTATAcagattcttttaaaaagtgtgtttaaaTTGATGTGAAACTCCTGTACTGGAAAATCTCAGGTTTAACACAGAAAGGTTGGTCAGTGAATGTCTGTGTGCAAGCACGTGCTCAGCACTTCTGTATGAACACCAGTTTTCATCACTGAATtgtgcagagagaggaaaaagtctgTGGTAGAATGTGGAAGCCGTAGATTAAGAATAGAAAAAGGGCACGGGCAACATTTGTGTCTGTAGAGATTGCAAATGTAGGAATATTACAGGAATTGTTTGttcttcttgctttgttttcctttgaagtgcAATTTAAGGGGAATGTAATGACTAAagatggaaagggaaaacataggTCCCCTTTTCAACAGAGTTTTTCCCTTTAATGCAAATTGGTGGGAAAGTTTTCTACAGTGTCAGCTGTAAGTAGTTAAATGCACTTAAGCTTAACATGCAAAGTAAATTGAATGGAGCTGATACACCTTAAGGTGGCTGAGACAGGTAGGCTGCACGGTCCTCTGCAACCACGTGCGAGCTTGCTCGGTGTGTGTTACAAgccaaatggaaaataataagCGCTCCTGGAAAAAGACTGGGTTTAATTGCACTGCCTTGACTGCGGATTTATTGCTTCTAGTTCAGATCATTCCTGTATGTGGTGTTCTTGAAGCGTAGAATGAATGTGCGCCTTCCCTCAAAATACCATTTGGATGTGGCCTATATTCTTCCATCTTAGGGAAGAGCTGAAGAAGGTATCTGATAGAAGGTATCTGCTGAAATTCATGTTAGGAGTGAGCAATACAGCTGGTACTAGAATTTGAAACTGAACTCTGTCAGTCTAGACTCTCTCTTGCTAGGCCTGAGAGAGTTCTTGGCCTGGGGTTACTTCATTATCACTGATCAGTGGATAACTTTACAAATTTCTGATCTGCTGGGGCTGTTCCCTAAATTCTGTAATTACCAACTGCTCTAAGGGGCTGCAGGAGAAGATATACTTGTAATAGCTAATATTTGTGCAGGTAAGCTGCTTAATTAATCTCTGCAAAAATGAACAACTAAATCCTGGTATAAAACTGCTGGGTCCTCTCGCATACGTATCCTGGAGAAGAACAGGTCCATGTGAAGGAACTGCAATCTTACCCAGATGATGTGTGCTTTCTGTCTAGGTTTTATGCTGGAGGCTCAGAGAGAAGCGGACAGCAGATTGTTGGCCCTCCAAGGAAGAAGAGTCCCAATGAGCTGGTGGAAGATCTGTTCAAAGGAGCAAAGGAGCATGGAGCAGTAGCGGTGGACCGGACAGCCAAGAGCGGTGGCGAGACTAGCAAGCCTAAAGTGAGGAGCGATgagttcttccttcctttccccgtTTCAGCTGT
Protein-coding regions in this window:
- the LOC104152607 gene encoding signal-regulatory protein beta-1-like translates to MAAATPALALACLVLLLLCRATGAQTKENFQLQQPQAEVSVSLGQTLTLHCTVSELPVVGPVKWLKDLGGREELIYEQKGSFPRVTRAVNESSTNFTIHISDIQVKDAGTYYCVKFKKGDGQNERYASGRGTKVFVRASPAFMAASGPEYRVAPESSARFTCAAGGFFPRDISVKWLKNGVQVQAPQPQVTAGQANSSYNVSSTVEVLLHAADIRSQLTCEVKHSTLAAPLTRTFHLRDAVRVSPTVHVRADPASPVEVNETVNFTCYVEGFYPDVVTVTWLENGTEANVGKPPRPTETSQGTFELQSLLEVQATEEKNQSVFTCQVVHDSQSPVRSAATLRIAAPAAEWGPSNPSHADKGQHLRFHLSLWLGILLEKGLFGLALFFFFKRRMQ